The Carassius gibelio isolate Cgi1373 ecotype wild population from Czech Republic chromosome A24, carGib1.2-hapl.c, whole genome shotgun sequence genome window below encodes:
- the LOC127945814 gene encoding uncharacterized protein LOC127945814 produces the protein MSSSKSAARRAILQASRTRWNRTDSFDIVPVINSDTSKCDEDNVERWLTTISKDDAKPEVVLETKVKPIRRNESGEDDLALGVEASLYGRHSLRSVRDLLRSTQDPPALSRWNSISSNVSVPSDVSIMDVLNILEDDPEELLLDLGFGTEEPDIRGRIPARFLNYQSCARGISFQLFLEAQQNRMDVENEDVRNRFRQLEVLQQITTTFSSLVGANTQDADTSTASRMSAEARERRKRMAMILRRASKKSLSQAKTLQNQHTPHPVTSSALSGPDGMPMVDKRIPSKRTRMSDNSCLSPLEEEQSINSEAAEPVLNSLTTTSDLLKLDFLPSSTKESLQQPVESFELEEIQSFDEGSVPGSCNGPVDPGGEGIGSYVMRTNSCQSDSSGFLEDPFIPALSQQNNPGPELMKMLNAISQNSTEDQQRGSEVRETEDPSTDKQNCETESNQKHSLMAHSGKTVLGTADSETVFDSGELRKIISEKENSLSPDITKVSNNGVYTLAYFVQMDPSYQTEICNRLQGSGSPERRVYIEGMSLFEELKSAETNLHLSPTNVRTDVVDNFTNNLELGKKDPALDLMQEAPACTQGQTVTSDAAVGHNSPTALKLRRESFSRKSCSDVITDNDSGTAQTPNTLTPFTSMDTSPPHLWNNEECSEDLGCLRTRSVSLDTGLSYEEEDHRLQGVLWAGAQRCFYCGSEIGHDNAWAKPQPELSPSLPYSLDELEDMVKCLRKFQAVLTEIEVRLEEEQASVIGSLSDSHREEVEDVLRLRAAVKHEAGTLEQQLSDLVHHYDDSIKMKLNRLMDEQSQLCTQLRIRPSYTPQSEPTSTRSVAIQCCLPPITSSPQRCVHHHCTCHGACQDPHQFPCQNQWEANCKPDRLDFVAFIKSLKNSLQHSIKNNQLE, from the exons ATGTCCAGCAGTAAATCTGCCGCCAGAAGAGCAATTCTACAGGCCTCCAGGACTAGATGGAACAGGACGGATAGCTTTGATATTGTTCCTGTTATCAACTCAGACACAA GCAAGTGTGATGAAGACAACGTAGAGCGCTGGCTTACCACAATCTCCAA GGACGATGCAAAACCAGAGGTTGTCCTGGAGACGAAAG TGAAGCCCATCAGAAGAAATGAGAGCGGAGAAGATGATCTGGCACTGGGAGTAGAGG CATCTTTATATGGCAGACACTCTCTCAGGTCTGTACGAGACCTTCTAAG GTCAACTCAAGATCCTCCTGCTCTGTCCAGGTGGAACAGCATTTCATCGAATGTCTCAGTACCATCAGACGTCAG tataaTGGACGTGTTGAACATATTGGAGGATGACCCTGAAGAACTGTTGCTGGATTTAGGTTTTGGAACTGAAGAGCCTGACATCAGAGGGAGAATCCCAGCCCGGTTCCTCAATTACCAGTCCTGCGCTCGTGGAATCAGCTTTCAGCTCTTTCTGGAAGCTCAGCAGAACCGAATGGATGTTGAAAATGAGGATGTCAGAA ATCGGTTTAGGCAACTCGAGGTTCTTCAGCAGATCACCACAACGTTCTCCTCTCTGGTCGGTGCAAATACTCAGGATGCGGACACGTCTACAGCCTCCCGGATGTCTGCAGAGGCACGGGAGAGGAGAAAACGCATGGCCATGATTCTGCGTAGAGCCTCCAAGAAGAGCCTCAGCCAAGCCAAAACGTTACAGAACCAGCACACGCCCCATCCTGTGACCTCCTCAGCCCTGTCCGGCCCAGATGGGATGCCAATGGTAGATAAAAGGATCCCTTCCAAACGCACAAGGATGTCGGACAACAGCTGTCTCTCCCCACTAGAAGAGGAGCAGAGCATTAATTCAGAGGCAGCTGAGCCGGTTCTAAACAGCTTGACGACAACATCAGACCTTCTGAAGCTTGATTTTCTCCCATCTTCAACCAAAGAGAGTCTGCAACAGCCTGTTGAATCTTTCGAGCTGGAAGAG ATCCAAAGTTTTGACGAAGGAAGTGTTCCTGGGAGCTGCAATGGTCCAGTGGATCCTGGAG GTGAAGGAATCGGGTCTTATGTGATGAGAACGAACAGTTGTCAATCAGACAGCAGCGGCTTCCTTGAGGATCCCTTCATACCTGCGCTGTCCCAGCAAAACAACCCTGGACCCGAGCTCATGAAG ATGCTGAATGCAATATCACAAAATAGCACAGAGGATCAGCAAAGGGGATCAGAAGTGCGAGAAACAGAGGATCCCTCTACAGATAAACAGAACTGTGAAACAGAGTCAAACCAAAAACACTCGCTTATGGCACACTCTGGCAAAACCGTTCTGGGAACAGCAGACTCTGAAACTGTGTTTGACTCAGGAGAGTTGAGGAAAATAATAAGCGAAAAAGAAAACTCTTTATCACCAGATATTACTAAAGTTAGCAATAATGGTGTTTACACTCTAGCATACTTTGTTCAAATGGATCCCAGTTATCAGACTGAAATTTGTAACCGACTGCAAGGATCAGGAAGTCCAGAGCGACGTGTTTATATAGAAGGCATGTCCCTGTTTGAGGAATTGAAATCTGCTGAGACAAACTTACACCTGAGTCCTACTAATGTGAGGACAGATGTTGTGGATAACTTTACAAATAATCTTGAGCTGGGCAAAAAAGATCCAGCTTTGGATCTGATGCAGGAAGCTCCAGCTTGTACCCAGGGCCAAACCGTGACCTCTGATGCAGCCGTTGGACACAATTCCCCCACAGCGCTCAAACTCAGGAGAGAGTCTTTCTCCAGGAAGTCCTGTTCTGATGTGATCACGGATAATGACTCAGGAACAGCACAAACACCTAACACATTGACGCCGTTCACATCTATGGACACATCTCCACCTCACTTATGGAACAATGAGGAATGTTCTGAAGATCTTGGGTGTTTGCGCACACGGTCAGTATCTTTGGACACGGGACTGTCATATGAGGAGGAGGATCACAGACTGCAGGGCGTATTGTGGGCAGGGGCGCAGCGTTGCTTCTACTGCGGGTCTGAAATTGGCCACGATAATGCCTGGGCAAAACCTCAACCTGAGCTGTCCCCCAGTCTGCCT TACTCTCTGGATGAGCTTGAAGACATGGTGAAATGTTTGAGGAAGTTCCAGGCGGTTCTGACAGAAATTGAAGTGCGACTAGAAGAAGAGCAAGCATCTGTGATCGGATCTCTGTCAGATTCCCACAG GGAGGAAGTGGAAGATGTTTTGAGGCTACGAGCAGCTGTCAAACATGAAGCTGGGACGCTTGAACAGCAGCTGTCTGATCTGGTACATCACTATGATGACAGCATTAAAATG AAGCTGAATCGCCTCATGGATGAACAGTCTCAGCTGTGTACCCAACTGCGAATTAGACCCTCTTATACGCCCCAGTCAGAACCCACCTCAACCAGGAGCGTGGCCATTCAGTGCTGCCTGCCACCCATCACGTCCAGTCCACAGCGGTGTGTCCATCATCACTGCACCTGTCATGGGGCATGTCAAGATCCACACCAGTTCCCCTGTCAAAACCAATGGGAGGCTAATTGCAAACCAGACAGGCTGGACTTTGTAGCTTTTATTAAAAGT TTgaaaaattcattacaacattcAATCAAAAATAACCAGTTGGAATAA